The following are encoded in a window of Carya illinoinensis cultivar Pawnee chromosome 15, C.illinoinensisPawnee_v1, whole genome shotgun sequence genomic DNA:
- the LOC122296296 gene encoding annexin D5: MSTLILSPVATSPRDDAIALYRAFKGFGCDTAAVVNILAHRDSTQRALIQQEYRTMYSDDLLKRLSKELTGKLETAVLLWMHDPAGRDALIVWQGLRIETKNLEAATEVICSRTPSQIQHLKQIYHSKFGVPLEHDIESSASGDHKKLLLAYVRTLRYEGLEVDREITQKDAKALYKAGEKKLGTDEKTFIRIFSERSRAQLAAISYAYNDMYGSSLKKAVKGETSGLFEYALLTILRCSENPAKYFAKVLRKSMKGLGTDDTTLVRVIVTRTEIDMQYIKVEYLKKYKKTLNDAVHSETSGHYRTFLLSLLGPNH, from the exons ATGTCGACGCTGATTCTTTCTCCTGTTGCCACTTCCCCAAGAGACGACGCTATAGCGCTTTACCGTGCTTTCAAGG GGTTCGGGTGTGATACTGCAGCAGTAGTCAATATTCTTGCTCATCGGGACTCAACACAGCGTGCCCTTATCCAACAAGAATATAGAACAATGTATTCTGATGACCTCTTGAAACGCTTGTCTAAAGAGCTTACTGGCAAATTAGAG ACAGCAGTTCTGCTCTGGATGCACGATCCGGCGGGACGTGATGCACTAATAGTCTGGCAGGGATTACGTATAGAGACAAAGAACCTTGAAGCTGCCACTGAAGTAATCTGTTCCCGTACCCCATCCCAGATACAGCATTTGAAGCAAATATATCACTCAAAATTTGGGGTTCCCCTTGAACATGATATTGAAAGCAGTGCCTCTGGAGATCATAAAAAG CTATTGCTTGCATATGTAAGAACACTCCGTTATGAAGGTCTGGAAGTTGACAGAGAGATAACCCAGAAGGATGCAAAGGCTCTTTATAAAGCAGGGGAGAAGAAATTGGGAACAGATGAGAAGACCTTTATCCGCATATTTAGTGAGCGAAGCAGGGCACAATTGGCTGCTATTAGTTATGCTTACAATGACATGTATGGAAGTTCACTGAAAAAG GCGGTAAAGGGTGAAACGTCTGGGCTCTTCGAATATGCTCTTTTGACAATTTTACGGTGCTCAGAGAATCCTGCAAAATACTTTGCAAAG GTGTTGCGTAAATCTATGAAGGGTTTGGGGACTGATGACACCACCCTGGTGAGGGTCATTGTGACGAGGACTGAGATAGATATGCAGTACATAAAAGTCGAATACCTGAAGAAATACAAGAAGACATTGAATGATGCAGTCCACTCAGAAACATCAGGTCATTACAGGACTTTTCTTCTATCTCTTTTGGGTCCCAACCACTAG
- the LOC122297773 gene encoding monoacylglycerol lipase-like produces the protein MICLSKTSVSIPLEIQLPVLLAKPSPLHVRKRNLISVGLSRYEPGLVFRWKTKKMANALDTSPLSLMLTSGPSGRMNALLSLRVWRSLVMLINAFVLLLLVPVRGRRRRRSPSSSWPRREEKREGSGGIQHHHRKGGEGGPVVRVPEKILPWWKRGVVEQEVEARRAVAMSRVLQDDGDGKSLVREYSLFVTTRGDTIFTQSWTPVSIRKRGVVLIMHGLNEHSGRYNDFAKQLNANGFKAYGMDWIGHGGSDGLHAYVHSLDDAVTDMKSFIEKISAENPGLPCFCFGHSTGAAIVVKAMHDPKVEARVSGAVLTSPAVGVKPSHPIFAVLAPILSFLLPKYQLRAAIKKGTPVSRDPNALIAKYSDPLVYTGSIRVRTGYEILQITSYLQQNLSKLRVPFLVLHGAADTVTDPEASQKLYEEASSADKTIKLYEGCLHDLLFELERKAIVEDIIEWLNCRV, from the exons ATGATCTGTTTAAGCAAGACATCGGTTTCGATCCCTTTAGAAATTCAACTCCCAGTTCTTTTGGCGAAGCCTTCGCCATTACATGTCAGAAAGAGGAACCTGATATCGGTGGGGTTGAGCCGATATGAACCCGGATTGGTTTTCAGGTGGAAGACAAAGAAAATGGCGAACGCCCTCGATACGTCGCCGTTGTCGCTGATGTTGACTTCTGGGCCGAGTGGGCGCATGAACGCGCTTCTCTCGCTTCGGGTGTGGAGGAGCCTGGTGATGCTGATCAACGCGTTTGTGCTGCTCCTCCTGGTCCCGGTCCGTGGGCGAAGGCGAAGGCGAAGCCCGTCATCCTCGTGGCCGAGAAGGGAAGAGAAGCGTGAGGGAAGCGGCGGGATCCAGCATCATCACAGGAAGGGTGGTGAGGGTGGACCCGTGGTTCGGGTCCCGGAGAAGATTCTTCCGTGGTGGAAGAGGGGCGTAGTGGAGCAGGAAGTCGAGGCGAGGAGAGCTGTGGCGATGAGTAGAGTGTTGCAGGATGATGGTGATGGCAAGAGCTTGGTGAGGGAATACTCTCTGTTTGTTACAACTAGAGGCGATACCATTTTCACGCAGTCGTGGACGCCAGTTTCAATCAGGAAGAG GGGGGTGGTTCTTATTATGCATGGCTTGAATGAACACAG TGGCAGATATAATGATTTTGCAAAGCAGCTGAATGCTAATGGCTTTAAGGCTTATGGAATGGATTGGATTG GTCATGGTGGAAGTGATGGGCTGCATGCATATGTTCATTCGCTTGATGATGCTGTTACAGATATG AAGTCATTCATCGAGAAGATTTCAGCAGAGAATCCAGGGCTTCCATGCTTTTGCTTTGGACATTCAACAGGTGCAGCAATTGTTGTAAAG GCAATGCATGACCCAAAGGTGGAAGCCCGTGTATCTGGTGCAGTACTGACATCACCTGCAGTTGGAGTTAAGCCATCCCATCCCATTTTTGCG GTACTGGCCccaattctctcttttttgttgcCAAAATATCAACTTCGTGCTGCTATTAAGAAGGGAACACCAGTTTCTCGGGACCCAAATGCCCTAATAGCCAAGTATTCAGATCCACTAGTATATACTGGATCCATCAGGGTAAGGACTGGTTATGAGATTCTCCAAATAACCTCCTACTTGCAGCAGAATCTGAGCAAATTGAGAGTTCCTTTTTTAGTTCTCCATGGCGCTGCTGACACTGTAACTGATCCAGAAGCTTCTCAGAAACTGTATGAAGAAGCTTCTTCAGCTGACAAAACCATCAAATTGTATGAGGGATGCTTACATGATCTCCTTTTTGAATTGGAACGAAAGGCTATTGTGGAGGACATAATTGAATGGTTGAATTGTAGGGTATGA